A genomic stretch from Bradyrhizobium sp. 195 includes:
- a CDS encoding acetate--CoA ligase family protein: MEAQVPAASVSQRPWSPTPDASDIVKGIHAMLHPLNIVLVGATDKPGNYAERIWNNLIKYGYEGGLYPVNAKREAIWGVPCYKDFASLPEKPDHVLVLVPARFAVQVIRDAAAAGARSATIVTSGFSELQDEESQRLAAELQAAIRETGLAVTGPNCLGNLSAGEKLFTNIDDRIVTMEQGAVAIAGQSGAIVMAIRQALEDRGVGVGYMVTTGNEAGLETPDLMRYFAEDPSIKVIVVYLEGVRNTKAFRDACKAARAASKPVIAFKLGASEGGRAAAMAHTGALAGSIETFDAIATREGVIRVGGLDELIETTECFVHAAVPKGDRLAAVTLSGGKRGMLLDAFYKEGLNFAPLSPHVKSELAIMLGPGSIVGNPLDAGFAAVVDPSVYMKSIKLMIDDPDIDIVIIDAELPKAPHELRERNLRIVNEMASKAAKPVIYISAMSIGFTEFTKTLRKSLPHLAVMQGMDRAVTAIRSLLDYAKLRKEVPDVVASSKPAARAVLEKALKSASGAALDEVASKKLLKAYGIPVSKEAIAQTAAEAAKIARQIGFPVVAKLVSAEILHKSDIGGVVLNLNSAAEVKKAFGDITARVAKLKGKPKLDGILIAQQVKAELELVVGASLDAEMGPVVLFGTGGIDIELMKDVALAGAPLDEAEARLLIGRTKAGIKLRGYRGKPALHEASAVKALVGLSNLIADAGDRIASIDINPFLINTRTGVAVDALIVLNNTAAKRAAAH; this comes from the coding sequence ATGGAAGCTCAAGTGCCTGCCGCATCGGTTTCGCAACGTCCATGGTCTCCGACGCCCGATGCCAGCGATATCGTCAAGGGCATCCACGCCATGCTGCACCCGCTCAACATCGTGCTGGTGGGCGCGACCGACAAGCCCGGCAATTATGCCGAACGCATCTGGAATAATCTGATCAAGTACGGTTACGAGGGCGGCCTCTATCCGGTCAATGCCAAGCGTGAAGCCATATGGGGCGTCCCCTGCTACAAGGACTTTGCGAGCCTCCCGGAGAAGCCCGATCACGTTCTGGTGCTGGTGCCGGCGCGCTTTGCCGTCCAGGTGATCCGCGATGCCGCTGCGGCCGGTGCGCGCTCGGCCACCATCGTCACTTCGGGCTTCAGCGAGCTGCAGGATGAGGAAAGCCAGAGGCTCGCCGCCGAGTTACAGGCCGCCATACGCGAGACCGGGCTTGCCGTCACCGGCCCGAATTGCCTCGGCAACTTAAGCGCCGGCGAAAAGCTCTTCACCAACATCGACGACCGCATCGTCACCATGGAGCAAGGCGCGGTGGCAATCGCCGGACAGTCCGGCGCCATCGTCATGGCGATCCGCCAGGCGCTGGAAGATCGGGGTGTCGGTGTCGGCTACATGGTGACGACCGGAAACGAGGCCGGACTCGAGACGCCAGACCTGATGCGCTATTTCGCCGAGGACCCGAGCATCAAGGTGATCGTGGTTTATCTCGAAGGCGTGCGCAACACCAAGGCGTTTCGCGATGCCTGCAAAGCGGCGCGCGCCGCGAGCAAACCCGTGATCGCATTCAAGCTCGGCGCGTCCGAGGGCGGTCGCGCGGCGGCGATGGCGCATACCGGCGCGCTCGCGGGCTCGATCGAGACGTTCGACGCCATCGCGACGCGCGAAGGCGTGATCCGCGTAGGCGGCCTCGACGAACTGATCGAAACCACTGAATGCTTCGTGCACGCGGCCGTGCCCAAGGGCGATCGGCTCGCCGCCGTCACGCTGTCCGGCGGCAAGCGCGGCATGCTGCTTGACGCCTTCTACAAGGAAGGCCTGAACTTCGCGCCGCTCAGCCCGCATGTGAAGTCGGAGCTGGCCATAATGCTCGGACCGGGCTCGATCGTCGGCAATCCGCTCGACGCCGGCTTTGCCGCCGTGGTCGATCCCTCCGTCTACATGAAGTCGATCAAGCTGATGATCGACGATCCCGATATCGACATCGTTATCATCGACGCCGAGCTGCCCAAGGCGCCGCATGAGCTGCGCGAGCGCAATTTGCGCATCGTCAACGAGATGGCGAGCAAGGCCGCAAAGCCGGTGATCTATATCAGCGCGATGTCGATCGGCTTCACCGAATTCACCAAGACCTTGCGCAAATCGCTGCCGCATCTCGCGGTCATGCAGGGCATGGACCGGGCGGTGACCGCGATCAGGTCGCTGCTCGACTATGCGAAGCTGCGGAAAGAAGTGCCCGACGTCGTCGCGAGCTCGAAACCTGCCGCGCGCGCCGTGCTGGAGAAAGCGCTGAAATCGGCAAGTGGCGCCGCGCTCGACGAGGTCGCCTCGAAGAAGCTTCTGAAGGCCTATGGCATTCCGGTCTCGAAGGAGGCGATCGCACAGACCGCGGCGGAAGCCGCCAAGATCGCCAGGCAGATCGGCTTTCCGGTCGTGGCAAAGCTCGTCAGCGCCGAGATCCTGCACAAATCCGATATCGGCGGCGTGGTGCTGAACCTCAACAGTGCCGCCGAGGTGAAGAAGGCGTTCGGCGACATCACGGCACGGGTGGCGAAGCTGAAAGGCAAGCCGAAGCTCGATGGCATCCTGATCGCGCAACAGGTCAAGGCCGAGCTCGAGCTCGTGGTCGGCGCCTCGCTCGATGCCGAGATGGGCCCGGTCGTGCTGTTCGGCACCGGCGGCATCGACATCGAACTGATGAAGGACGTCGCGCTCGCCGGCGCGCCGCTGGACGAGGCCGAGGCCCGGCTCTTGATCGGCCGCACCAAGGCCGGGATCAAGCTGCGCGGCTATCGCGGCAAGCCGGCCTTGCACGAGGCCTCCGCGGTGAAAGCGCTGGTCGGCCTGTCCAATTTGATCGCGGATGCCGGCGACCGGATCGCCTCGATCGACATCAATCCGTTCCTGATCAACACCAGGACGGGCGTAGCCGTCGATGCCCTGATCGTGCTGAACAACACCGCGGCAAAACGCGCCGCGGCTCATTGA
- a CDS encoding marine proteobacterial sortase target protein, which produces MDTYDAADNDEHPMLNRLIKLGLLLLAQGIAVMLMAFVALLVSFGTSWSATTEQAGLLQPGDARSGTLLLKDDGATTEAIRLGIDVDITVSGPTLRARVTQIFRNPTKDWVEATYVYPLPSGGAVDTLKMVVGDRVIVGDIKERQQARVIYEEARRAGQKAALTEQERPNIFTNSVANIGPGETVLVQIEYQEPVHQSGNEYSLRLPLVVGPRYNPAPIVQSVDFRNDGSGWDATTSDPVPDRDRISPPVLDPAKNAPVNPTTITVRLKAGFALGAVRSHHHNVKIESPDKTARIITLADGAVPADRDFELTWKPAAEKVPTVGLFREHIGDADYLLAFITPPSVEQSTQKPLPREVVFVIDNSGSMGGTSIVQAKASLTYALSRLQPTDRFNVIRFDDTMDVLFPASVPADTAHVGEATSFVSALQARGGTEMVPAMRAALADKLGDTGMVRQVVFLTDGAIGNEQQLFETITAMRGRSRVFMVGIGSAPNTYLMTRAAELGRGAFTHIGSVEQVEERMRGLFAKLENPAVTGLIAKFSEAKADITPAIIPDVYRDEPLVLAAKLDKLAGSLEIRGRVGDRPWSVTLPLQNAAEGNGLSKLWAKRKIGDAEVARAMRELAPEQADKAILALALDHQIVTRLTSLVAVDKTPSRPEGAPLKLSELPINLPAGWDFEKVFGERSPIPAQLRERHADARTSPAARRPTPAAPDAIRLPKTATSAELKMIAGLILIVLALILFVFNRRRPLLTDAALREESPELLC; this is translated from the coding sequence ATGGACACCTACGACGCGGCTGACAACGACGAGCACCCCATGTTGAACCGGCTGATCAAGCTCGGATTGCTTCTTCTCGCGCAGGGCATCGCGGTGATGCTGATGGCCTTCGTGGCCCTGCTCGTCAGCTTCGGGACGAGTTGGTCGGCAACGACCGAGCAGGCCGGCCTGCTCCAGCCCGGCGATGCACGGTCCGGTACGCTGCTTCTGAAGGACGACGGCGCCACCACGGAAGCGATCCGCCTCGGCATCGACGTCGACATCACGGTATCGGGCCCAACGCTGCGCGCGCGGGTCACCCAAATCTTCCGCAACCCGACCAAGGACTGGGTCGAGGCAACCTATGTCTATCCGCTCCCGAGCGGCGGCGCCGTCGATACGCTGAAGATGGTGGTAGGCGACCGCGTCATCGTCGGAGACATCAAGGAGCGGCAGCAGGCCCGCGTGATCTACGAAGAGGCACGCCGCGCCGGTCAGAAGGCCGCGCTCACCGAGCAGGAACGGCCGAACATCTTCACCAACTCGGTTGCCAATATCGGTCCCGGCGAAACCGTGCTCGTGCAGATCGAATATCAGGAGCCCGTGCATCAATCAGGCAACGAATATTCGCTCCGCCTGCCACTGGTGGTCGGACCGCGCTACAATCCTGCGCCCATCGTCCAGAGCGTCGACTTCCGCAACGACGGCTCGGGCTGGGACGCGACCACGTCGGACCCGGTACCGGACCGCGACCGTATCTCACCGCCTGTGCTGGATCCCGCCAAGAATGCACCGGTCAATCCGACCACCATCACGGTGCGCCTGAAGGCCGGCTTCGCGCTTGGCGCGGTCAGGAGTCACCACCACAACGTCAAGATCGAGAGCCCGGACAAGACGGCACGCATCATCACGCTCGCCGATGGCGCTGTTCCCGCCGACCGCGACTTCGAGCTGACCTGGAAGCCCGCCGCCGAGAAGGTGCCGACGGTCGGCCTGTTCCGCGAACATATCGGCGATGCCGATTACCTGCTCGCCTTCATCACCCCGCCCAGCGTCGAGCAGTCGACACAAAAGCCACTGCCGCGTGAGGTCGTGTTCGTGATCGACAATTCGGGGTCGATGGGCGGCACGTCGATTGTTCAGGCCAAGGCGAGTCTCACTTACGCGCTCTCCCGGCTCCAGCCGACCGACCGTTTCAACGTCATCCGCTTTGACGATACCATGGACGTGCTGTTTCCGGCTTCCGTGCCGGCAGACACTGCGCATGTCGGCGAGGCGACCTCGTTCGTGAGCGCGTTGCAGGCGCGCGGCGGCACCGAGATGGTGCCGGCGATGCGCGCCGCCCTGGCCGACAAGCTCGGCGACACCGGCATGGTTCGCCAGGTCGTCTTCCTGACCGACGGTGCAATCGGCAACGAACAGCAATTGTTCGAAACGATCACGGCAATGCGCGGCCGCTCGCGCGTCTTCATGGTCGGCATCGGGTCGGCGCCCAACACCTATCTGATGACGCGCGCCGCCGAGCTCGGTCGTGGGGCCTTCACCCATATCGGGTCCGTCGAGCAGGTGGAGGAGCGCATGCGCGGCTTGTTCGCCAAGCTCGAAAATCCAGCCGTGACCGGCCTCATCGCGAAATTCTCTGAAGCCAAGGCCGACATCACCCCGGCGATCATCCCGGACGTCTATCGCGACGAGCCGCTGGTGCTTGCGGCAAAGCTCGACAAGCTCGCGGGCTCGCTCGAGATCAGGGGGCGCGTCGGCGACCGCCCATGGTCGGTGACGCTGCCGCTGCAAAATGCCGCCGAAGGCAACGGCCTGTCGAAACTCTGGGCCAAGCGCAAGATCGGTGACGCCGAGGTGGCGCGCGCCATGCGGGAACTCGCGCCCGAGCAGGCCGACAAGGCGATCCTGGCGCTGGCGCTCGACCATCAGATCGTCACGCGTCTGACCAGCCTCGTCGCCGTCGACAAGACGCCGAGCCGCCCCGAAGGCGCACCGCTCAAGCTCAGCGAATTGCCGATCAACCTGCCCGCGGGCTGGGATTTCGAGAAAGTGTTTGGCGAACGGTCGCCGATCCCGGCGCAATTGCGTGAACGCCATGCCGATGCGCGCACCTCACCAGCCGCGCGGCGTCCGACACCTGCGGCGCCTGATGCGATCCGTCTGCCCAAGACGGCAACCTCAGCCGAGCTGAAAATGATCGCAGGTCTGATCCTGATCGTGCTCGCCCTGATCCTGTTCGTGTTCAACCGGCGTCGACCCTTGCTCACCGACGCCGCTTTGAGAGAGGAGTCCCCCGAACTCCTCTGTTAG
- a CDS encoding helix-turn-helix transcriptional regulator, producing the protein MQMQDKSNDKQLSDEQSREIAETIREELARRRISRQALAEQAKLSLSTLEKVLGGRRPFTLATTVRLEQALGVSLRKSVVMVTSPAANDVAPDSLGSYAHRAVSWLEDVYITLRPSFGDKDAIFAYRTEIVWEPKISSLVFREGDRTDAAYEHTGEVAVPHQSGFIYLVIIKHGQHRVITVSRPTVAGEMYGIISTLRAGPGSQLTPIAAPIAYVPLKNLQKPSLGRVGSDDANHALYRKHLRRTVEESFALFLTL; encoded by the coding sequence ATGCAGATGCAGGATAAATCCAACGATAAGCAGCTTTCGGACGAGCAGAGCCGCGAGATTGCCGAGACCATTCGCGAGGAGCTCGCCCGACGCCGGATCTCCCGGCAGGCGCTGGCCGAGCAGGCCAAGCTCAGCCTGTCGACGCTGGAGAAGGTGCTAGGCGGCCGCAGGCCGTTCACGTTGGCGACGACGGTCCGGCTGGAGCAGGCGTTGGGCGTCTCCTTGCGCAAAAGCGTCGTCATGGTGACGTCGCCGGCCGCAAACGATGTCGCGCCCGACAGCCTCGGCTCCTATGCGCACCGTGCGGTGAGCTGGCTTGAGGACGTCTACATCACTCTGCGGCCGTCGTTCGGCGACAAGGATGCGATCTTCGCCTATCGCACCGAGATCGTCTGGGAGCCGAAAATCTCTTCGCTGGTCTTCCGCGAGGGTGATCGAACCGATGCCGCCTACGAGCATACCGGCGAGGTCGCCGTTCCCCATCAATCCGGCTTCATCTACCTCGTCATCATCAAGCATGGCCAGCATCGCGTGATCACGGTGTCGCGGCCGACGGTCGCCGGCGAGATGTACGGCATCATCTCGACGCTCCGCGCAGGCCCTGGCTCGCAGCTGACGCCGATCGCGGCGCCGATCGCCTACGTGCCGCTGAAAAACCTGCAGAAGCCCTCCTTGGGACGGGTTGGGTCCGACGATGCCAACCATGCCTTGTATCGAAAGCATCTGCGACGCACGGTAGAGGAGTCGTTCGCGCTGTTTTTGACGCTATAG
- a CDS encoding glycosyltransferase family 2 protein, whose translation MPLLSIVVPTLDRPDTLRHALATMACQPAHADCEFVVQNNGGNPEIAKMVADLQDERFKHFASETVLTMTDNWEAALGHASGEYIAFLGDDDGLMPYACATASDLLCGRKIDLLSWRAYSYYWPDYYHPAFRNRLLAEIDLTSSAKRVSSRDELARIFGFQAHYANLPMIYNSFVRPASSTGCVRSVAATSSAYRPTWHPVSPMLR comes from the coding sequence ATGCCGCTTCTGTCCATCGTGGTGCCGACTCTCGATCGTCCCGACACGCTTCGCCATGCGCTCGCGACCATGGCGTGCCAGCCTGCGCACGCGGACTGCGAGTTCGTGGTTCAGAACAATGGCGGCAATCCCGAGATCGCGAAGATGGTCGCAGACCTCCAGGACGAGCGCTTCAAGCATTTTGCCAGCGAAACCGTCCTGACCATGACCGACAATTGGGAGGCAGCGCTCGGCCATGCCTCTGGCGAGTACATCGCCTTCCTCGGCGATGACGACGGGTTGATGCCCTATGCATGTGCCACGGCGTCGGATCTGCTCTGCGGCCGAAAGATCGATCTCCTGAGCTGGCGCGCCTACAGCTATTACTGGCCGGACTACTACCATCCGGCTTTCCGCAATCGGCTGCTCGCCGAGATCGACCTGACCTCGTCGGCAAAGCGCGTCTCGTCGCGGGACGAATTGGCGCGCATCTTCGGCTTCCAGGCGCACTATGCGAACCTGCCGATGATTTACAATTCGTTCGTCCGCCCAGCGTCATCGACCGGATGCGTGCGGTCGGTGGCCGCTACTTCATCGGCCTATCGCCCGACGTGGCATCCGGTATCGCCAATGCTGCGCTGA
- a CDS encoding glycosyltransferase family 2 protein has translation MDDEFRQRLEQRLEQLENRLALLERNQDLIAAGQRRSSLRSLWRRPPMWTFEQYPPRLLNLRAFPPAPSTHENAPRIAIVTPSYNQAEYLGATIESIVGQNYPNLHYHVQDGASIDGTVDLLKSRGGSFSWKSEPDGGQSNAINLGFAGIDSEIMAYLNSDDMLLPGTLAYVANYFTSHPHVDIVYGHRVFVDREGLEVGRAVLPPHDGHALQFADYIPQETMFWRRRVWDRIGPIDESFHYAMDWDFILRAQAAEFKFVRLPRFLACFRIHDAQKTASTYAIGVREMGILRRRVLGFDPTQMQIRRAIAPYLARQVIFHYAHKLRLLRY, from the coding sequence ATGGACGACGAGTTCAGGCAGCGCCTCGAACAACGATTGGAGCAGCTCGAAAATCGCCTCGCGCTGCTGGAAAGGAATCAGGATCTCATCGCCGCCGGACAAAGGCGATCCTCGCTGCGGAGCCTCTGGCGGCGCCCGCCGATGTGGACCTTCGAGCAATATCCGCCGCGCCTGCTCAATTTGAGGGCTTTCCCGCCGGCCCCCTCCACCCACGAGAACGCACCGCGGATCGCGATCGTCACGCCGAGCTACAACCAGGCCGAGTATCTTGGCGCCACGATCGAGAGCATCGTCGGCCAGAACTATCCGAACCTGCATTATCACGTGCAGGACGGCGCCTCGATCGACGGTACGGTCGATCTCCTGAAGAGCCGCGGTGGGAGCTTCAGCTGGAAGAGCGAACCTGACGGCGGGCAATCGAACGCCATCAATCTCGGCTTTGCCGGCATCGACAGCGAGATCATGGCCTATCTCAACAGCGACGACATGCTGCTGCCGGGGACGCTGGCCTATGTCGCCAACTACTTCACGTCGCATCCGCATGTCGACATCGTGTATGGCCATCGCGTCTTCGTCGACCGGGAGGGGCTCGAGGTCGGCCGTGCCGTTCTGCCGCCCCATGACGGGCACGCACTGCAATTTGCCGACTATATCCCGCAGGAGACGATGTTCTGGCGCAGGCGCGTGTGGGACAGGATCGGGCCGATCGACGAAAGCTTTCATTACGCGATGGATTGGGACTTCATCCTGCGAGCGCAGGCCGCGGAGTTCAAGTTCGTCCGCCTGCCGCGATTTCTCGCCTGCTTCCGAATCCATGACGCCCAGAAGACGGCATCAACCTATGCAATCGGCGTCCGGGAGATGGGCATCTTGCGGCGCCGCGTTCTCGGCTTCGATCCGACTCAGATGCAGATCCGTCGTGCCATCGCTCCCTATCTCGCGAGGCAGGTCATCTTTCACTACGCCCACAAGCTGAGGCTGCTGCGGTACTAG
- a CDS encoding MlaD family protein, whose product MARASNLVIGTATLAVIAVAFGGLLGVQKWRTIQSRSQLRVVFEGGSASGLRRGGPVNFDGVPAGQILSIKLDNPRRIVALVMLDNTAPIRKDTVAGIEFQGLTGVAAISLIGGAPSAPPVPLDSDGVPVLTADLSDAESIVDTLHSVDRTIVSNAPAIKEGLRTFEDYTADLRSKGGEIDSVMAKVDSAFAGFDKAVTKIEGVVPGFVGGKADELYEKIKGLHELADTMKKKSTGYLEDIRRSLLDVSEAANKMSGTPVAPTAAPRPPRKPEQKKR is encoded by the coding sequence ATGGCACGCGCGAGCAATCTGGTGATCGGAACGGCGACGCTGGCGGTGATCGCCGTGGCGTTCGGCGGCCTGCTCGGCGTGCAGAAATGGCGCACCATCCAGAGCCGCAGCCAGTTGCGCGTGGTATTCGAGGGCGGGTCCGCCAGCGGACTGCGTCGCGGCGGGCCGGTCAATTTCGACGGCGTCCCGGCGGGCCAGATCCTGTCGATCAAGCTGGACAATCCCCGCAGGATCGTGGCGCTGGTGATGCTCGACAACACCGCGCCGATCCGCAAGGACACCGTGGCGGGCATCGAGTTCCAGGGCCTCACCGGCGTTGCCGCGATCTCGCTGATCGGGGGCGCACCCTCGGCGCCACCGGTGCCGCTGGACTCGGACGGCGTCCCCGTGCTGACCGCCGATCTCAGCGACGCCGAATCCATCGTCGACACCCTGCACAGCGTCGACCGCACGATCGTCAGCAACGCCCCCGCGATCAAGGAGGGCCTGCGCACGTTCGAAGACTACACCGCTGACCTCCGCAGCAAGGGAGGCGAGATCGATTCCGTCATGGCCAAGGTCGACAGCGCCTTCGCGGGCTTCGACAAGGCGGTCACGAAGATCGAGGGCGTCGTGCCCGGGTTCGTCGGCGGCAAGGCCGACGAGCTGTACGAGAAGATCAAGGGACTGCACGAGCTTGCCGATACCATGAAGAAGAAGTCGACGGGCTATCTCGAAGACATCCGTCGCTCGCTGCTCGACGTCAGCGAAGCCGCCAACAAGATGAGTGGGACGCCAGTAGCACCCACCGCCGCCCCGCGCCCACCGCGAAAGCCCGAGCAGAAGAAGCGGTGA
- a CDS encoding class GN sortase: protein MPRLLSPLVLALIGLILFGDGAYVHAKAWLAQVLLERAFDRSLATGEVIKPWSWADTWPVARIEVKRIGASAIVLESASGQALAFGPGHIHQTVDAGERGVAVYAGHRDTHFRFLRNVAVGDAIDVTRRDGKHFRYRADSSAVVRFDASGIDPAAQDVELVLTTCWPFDAVTSGPERYVLHATLIETGE from the coding sequence ATGCCCCGCCTCTTATCCCCGCTGGTTCTGGCACTGATCGGCCTCATCCTGTTCGGCGACGGCGCCTATGTCCATGCCAAGGCCTGGCTCGCGCAGGTGCTGCTGGAGCGCGCCTTCGACAGAAGCTTGGCAACGGGCGAGGTGATCAAGCCGTGGTCATGGGCCGACACCTGGCCGGTCGCGCGGATCGAGGTGAAGCGGATCGGCGCCAGCGCGATCGTGCTGGAAAGCGCGAGCGGGCAGGCGCTGGCCTTTGGACCCGGTCACATCCACCAAACGGTTGATGCCGGCGAGCGCGGTGTTGCAGTATATGCCGGCCATCGCGACACACATTTCCGTTTCTTGCGGAATGTTGCCGTTGGTGACGCGATCGATGTCACACGCCGTGACGGCAAACACTTTCGCTATCGCGCGGATTCATCCGCCGTGGTCCGCTTCGATGCATCGGGCATCGATCCCGCGGCGCAGGATGTCGAACTCGTGCTCACGACCTGCTGGCCGTTCGACGCCGTCACGTCCGGCCCGGAGCGATACGTCCTGCATGCCACCCTGATCGAAACAGGTGAATAG
- a CDS encoding DUF7024 domain-containing protein, giving the protein MRAVGGRYFIGLSPDVASGIANAALTDSFVRLSRPLSMAGFSQHSTGHALFFETTDLLETSRGARDFGPIDDDPRLPDLNALQLFIAKDMLVLKRLLLPDDDHVRLDFKALAQALATDINNRPALYDRTVQTIGELARTHGFDLADIIIPARLADRPPPREGVSVIGQNRVLYELDGSALGLNSIADAVRVIAQFVPDQAPFDPAALDAAVSAPVLGGEELEFGRGGAGVAALAEGWSEPEQWGTWSVARNCVLRFEVRPIPSRPVELVLACRAFVADGNPQLRAVCRFGNGAQQELTFSRGAFAGLRRLMLDPAAVAADGMLTISLALSDPRSPADLGLSSDARPLGIGLERVWLDDDVHASRDR; this is encoded by the coding sequence ATGCGTGCGGTCGGTGGCCGCTACTTCATCGGCCTATCGCCCGACGTGGCATCCGGTATCGCCAATGCTGCGCTGACCGACAGTTTCGTCCGGCTGTCGCGGCCGCTGAGCATGGCCGGATTCTCGCAGCACAGCACCGGTCACGCGCTGTTCTTCGAGACCACCGATCTGCTCGAAACGTCGCGAGGAGCGCGCGATTTCGGACCCATTGACGATGACCCCCGGCTCCCTGATCTCAACGCCCTCCAGCTTTTCATCGCCAAGGACATGCTCGTCCTGAAACGATTGCTGCTGCCGGATGACGATCACGTGCGGCTCGACTTCAAGGCGCTGGCACAAGCCCTCGCGACCGATATCAACAACCGTCCCGCTTTGTATGACCGGACCGTGCAGACTATCGGCGAGCTCGCCCGCACGCACGGATTCGACCTCGCCGACATTATCATTCCCGCTCGTCTCGCGGATCGGCCGCCACCTAGAGAGGGTGTTTCCGTCATCGGACAGAACCGCGTGCTCTATGAGCTGGATGGTTCTGCGCTCGGGCTCAATTCGATCGCGGATGCAGTGCGCGTGATCGCGCAGTTCGTGCCGGACCAGGCGCCGTTCGATCCAGCCGCTCTGGACGCTGCCGTGTCTGCGCCGGTCCTCGGCGGAGAGGAGCTCGAGTTCGGACGTGGCGGGGCGGGCGTCGCCGCGTTGGCCGAGGGATGGAGCGAGCCGGAGCAATGGGGCACCTGGTCCGTCGCCAGGAATTGCGTGCTCCGCTTCGAGGTTCGCCCCATTCCGTCACGGCCGGTCGAGCTCGTTCTGGCGTGCCGGGCCTTCGTGGCTGACGGAAATCCGCAACTGCGTGCGGTTTGCCGCTTCGGTAACGGCGCGCAGCAGGAATTGACGTTTTCGAGAGGGGCGTTCGCGGGCTTGCGCAGGTTGATGCTCGATCCCGCCGCGGTTGCCGCCGACGGGATGCTGACCATTAGCCTGGCGCTATCCGATCCACGCTCGCCCGCTGATCTGGGATTGAGCTCCGATGCGCGTCCCCTCGGCATCGGCCTTGAGCGGGTATGGCTCGATGACGATGTCCATGCGTCACGAGACCGCTGA